GATTTGGTCCATTTTCACCGAGGGCGATCGCTATTGGTTAGGTACTGATGCAGGCGTTGTCAGTGTCCAGGATGGGGTAGCTGGTTCGGTGCTAAGCACACCGGAAGAGTTTGAGCCCAACGACACCGTCTACGCTATTACCTCACTGAGTAGTGAATACCTGCTGCTTGCCACCACCAATGGCCTGTTTTTGCAGCATAAAACCACGAATCTGACTAAGCGGTTCCATGAGTGGAGCAGCGGCAGCGATTCACTTAAGCGCAAGTGGATATATCAAGTTTACAAGGATCCCGGGATCCCGGGGCGACTGTGGTTCCTAACTTCCACCGGCTTGTTCTATTGGGAGCCAGGCCTGTTTGACCCCCAGGAATATGCCATTGTGAGCCGCAGTGGTGAACGCCACCAACCCGCGATTTACAGCATGCTGAGGGGGGCGGATGGCAAGCTGTGGCTGGGTGGCCCCGATGAATTCGGTTATCTGGATGCTGATGGTTACTTCATCGATAAGCGTGAGCTGTTCAGCGGGAAGCGGGGAGATTTGCTTGTAGGGCATATCCTGGAAATCGCACCCGGTAAGCTGTGGTTGGGGACATCCTTGTTTGGGGTGGTGGAATACCAGGTCAACACGGATACCCTGACGTCATTGCAGGACAGGTGGAAACTCAGTTGCTACACCACCTATGGTCTGATCGATACACCGGATTATCGTGTGATTCTTTGTCCTCGCTCCTTGGTGCGAGAGCACAAAGGGACGTCCGAAGTACAGGTGTTTACCGTTGAAGATGGCGTGGTCAATAACGAGTTTAACGACGGCGCCTATGCCTACCGTGAGGATAAGGGACTGTTTCTGGGCAGCCCCAACGGGGTGCGTTTGCTGGACGTTAATGGCCTGAAAAATCGCATCACTGACGAACGGGTATTTCTGGAGTCGGTGACGGTTTTTTATGATAGCCACACCGAAAAATCCCTGGTGCCGAGCGACTTGACCATGGTTGAACCCGGCGCCCGGATGATTAGTTTGCAGCTGACCAGTAACGACTTTTTGGATGATTCACCCATTAGGCTTAAATACCGCCTTGGCAAGCAGGGGCAGTTGGTGGAACCCAAGTACCTGCTGCTGGATGGCCAGCCTCAGCTCAACCTCTCGGGGTTGGATGCCGGTAAGCTGGAACTTGAGATCCTGAGCCTTCGCAATCAAATCTGGAATGACACGCCCTATATCCACCGTCTGCATGTGCAGCAATATTGGTGGGAGACGGCGCTGTTTAAATGGTCGCTGATAGTGATCCTGATGTTGTTAACCCTGGCCATCATTCTGATACGACATCGACAGGTAGAACGTTTTCGTCATATGAACACGGCGCTGCTTGAGAGTGAAGACAGGCTGCGCCAGTCGCTGCGCGGCAGTGATTCGGATCTCTGGATGTGGACCCGCAAAGATAACGCCTTTTATATGGATAACCGCAATGGCGTGTTATCGGTAGAGCAGCAAGTCTTAAAGGTCAATTTTGAAGAGTTTCCAATCCACCCGGACGACAGAGACAGGGTGGTGTCCCACTGGCTGGCGGTGATCAATGGTGAGATTGAGCGTTTCGAAGCTGAATACAGATTCCAGCGACGCACTGGCACCTGGGGATGGCTCAGGGTGCGGGGACGCCCCAGTCAACTGAACAAAGAGACGGGTGAAGTTGAAAAAATCAGTGGTATCTACAGTGATATCACCCAGCACAAGTTGCTGCAGAACGAAGTCGACCTCTTGGCACAGGCGTTTGAAAACACGTCTGAAGGTGTGCTTATTCTCGACGCCGATGAGCAAATCAAGGTCGCCAACCGGGCAGCTCAATCCATTTTGGGCGCTGGCATGGCAGAACTTGCCGGCCGCAAATTTATTGCACTGCTTACTGAACACGGCACTAATCGCAGTGAGATAGCGACCCTGCTGGCCAATGGCATGAGTTGGACCGGCGAACGTGAGCTGCGGATCGGGTCCGGGCAGGTGTGCCCGGTGTGGCTTAACGTTTCAGTGATGTTGGGGCTGCAGGGCAAGGTACAGCACTATGTGGTGGTGTTTTCGGATATTACTGAACGTAAGCGCAGCGAAGCCGACTTACGCCGTCTTGCCAACTACGATGTGCTGACCGGTTTGCCCAATCGCTCCCTGTTTGCCGCCAGATTGAATCAGGCCATTCACAAGGCGACCCAGAATGAAGAAAAGCTGGCCTTGATGTTCCTGGATTTGGACAGATTCAAGCACGTTAACGATTCTTTTGGTCATGGCATGGGTGACGCGCTTTTGGTGGAAGCGGCGGCGAGGCTGCAATCTTGCATCGACCCTGAATACACCCTGTGCCGTTTTGGTGGCGATGAGTTTGTGGTTTTAATTCACGGTGCTGAGGTCGATACCCTGAATCATCTCGCCAATACCATTCTTGGCCAAATCGAAACGCCATTTAAACTCTTTGGCCGCGAGTTCTACATCTCCACTAGTATTGGGATTTCAATCTGGCCGGATGATGCCCGCCAGCCCGAGGCCTTGATCAAAAATGCTGATTTGGCCATGTATCATGCCAAAGAAGAAGGGCGCGGTAACTTCCAGTATTACTCTCAGGAGCGTAATGCCGAGGCGCTTTATCACCTGCGTTTGGAGGCTGATTTACGTAAGGCGCTGGAGCGGCAGGAGTTTTGCCTGCATTACCAGCCGCAAGTCGATGTGAATGATGACAATCAGGTCATAGGGATGGAAGCCTTATTGCGTTGGCAACATCCCAAAGATGGCTACATCCGAACCGACATTTTCATCAAGGTGGCCGAAGCCTGTGGCCTGGTCATCGACATCGACAAGTGGGTGTTGCGTCAGGCTTGTTTGGATGGCGCCCGCTGGAGCCGTAAACTTAAACGCCCCTTTAAAATCTCGGTCAACATCTCTGCCGTGCATTTCCGTCAGCCCGATTTTATCGACCATTTGCGCCGCACCCTCGAAGAGACATGTATTCCGGTAGAAAACCTGGCGCTGGAAATTACCGAAGGCGTGTTGATGAAAGAGCTGCATATTGCCCGCGATCACTTGCGCCTGCTTCGGGAAATGGGAGTGCAGGTTGCCATTGATGACTTTGGTACCGGCTATTCGTCGCTGGCTTATCTGCGCCACTTCGACGTGAATCTGCTCAAGATTGATCGCTCCTTTCTGATAGATATCGCCGACAATCAGGCGGATCAGGCGATAGTCTCCAGTATTATCGAGCTGGCCCGCAACCTGAAACTCAAGGTGGTGGCAGAAGGCGTTGAAACCCGTGAACAGCTCAATCAGGTGTTGTCCCGGGGTTGTCATGTGATTCAGGGCTACTACTTTGCCAAGCCTATGGCCCGTGACGATATGGATGCCTATTTGATGCTGGATGGACCGGCATCGGCTTCCCCCGATCAGGTCTGACGTGTTCGTTACTGTTCAGTAATTGCTCATGTTTTTAACTTAATTACGTCATGTCTGTTAGAATGGCGGCCACTGAAACCCTTTCACTTAGCTCCCGGGTCACATGAAGAAACTTCTGTCACTGCTGCTGTTATTTCCTCTCTCTCTTGCCCAGGCGGCAGACCGTCCCAAGGTGGGCCTGGTCCTCAGTGGTGGTGGAGCCAAAGGCGCTGCGCATGTAGGTGTGCTCAAGGTGCTGGAAGAGCAAAACATTCCGGTTGATTACGTCGCCGGTACCAGCATCGGGGCTTATGTGGCCGGTATGTATGCCCTCGGTTACAGCGCCAGCGAAATTGAAGCCATCATGATGAATGTGGATTGGAACAGGGGTTATTCGGATACCATCCCCCGGGAGGCACTTAGCTATCGCGACAAGCAGCTCAGGGACAAGTACAACATACCGCTGAATATCGGCTACGCAGATGCAGAAGTGAAAGCCCCCAGCGGCGTACTCCGGGGCCAGACCATGTCGCTATTACTGCGTGAGTCAACCGATGTGGTCCGTGAATTTACCAGTTTCGATGAACTCGCTATTCCCTACCGTGCCGTTGCCACCGATTTGGCCACCAGTCAGCCGGTTATCTTATCCGGCGGCAGTGTCATCAAGGCGATGCAGGCATCGGCCACCGTGCCCGGTGCATTGCAGCCCATGTTGATTGATGGACGCTTGCTGGTGGATGGCGGTATCGCCAATAACATGCCGGTGGATGTGGTCAAAGCCATGGGCGCCGATGTCGTCATAGCAGTGGACATAGGCTCGCCACTGGTGGGCAATGAGGAGCTCGATAGCACAATCGCGGTGCTGAACCAGTTGTCTACCATGTTGACTGCAGCCAGCACCGAGGCGCAGAAGAAATTGCTGACCGAGAAAGATGTGCTTATCCGTCCGGCCATCGATGCCCTCAGTACCACAGATTTCAGCATCATGAGTACCGCATTGTCTTTGGGGGAAGAGGCGGCAAGGGGGCAGCTCGCGCAGCTTCAGGGCCTGGGCATTGAGGCGCAGCAATACGCAGATTATCAGCAGAGCAAGCGGGGCAGGTCCAAGGTGTGGCTGGATGACATGCAGCGTCCTGTAGTCGACATTGTCTATGACAATCACTCCAGAGTCAGCGAAAGCCTGCTGGAAGATACGCTGGGCATCAAGCCCGGACAGGTTGTGAAACGCGAAGATCTGGAAGCGGGAGTGAATCAGCTATACGCCCTGAACCGATTCGAGCGGGTGGATGCCGAATTTACTGACACGCCAGAAGGACGGGTACTGACAGTCTCCACCAAGGCCAAGTCATGGGGCCCCAACTATTTTGATTTGGGCTTTAACTGGGAAGACGACTTTACCGCCGACTCCGCTGTGACCCTGGATACTGCCTACACCATGACCAATCTCAATGAGAATGGGGGAGAGTGGCGCAACGAGCTGAAACTTGGTTACGAAAAGTTGCTGGGTACCGAGTTTTACCAGCCACTGGACCGCGATCAGGAATTCTATGGCCGTGCCCGCTATCAGTATGAAATTACCGCATGGGAACTCTTCGACGCCAATAACAAGGTGTTTGAATTCGATAAAGACTCTCACCGAATCGACATGGGGCTGGGGCTTAATTTTGCCCAGCTGGGCCAGCTTGAGCTGGGTGTCACAGGTGAAAAGGGCAAAATTTCCAACGAGGCACTGCTAACAGAGGACTTAACGTTTTCATCCTATGGCGGTTATTTCCAGATTGGTTACGACAGCCTCAACAGCATCAGCTTCCCCACGTCCGGCAACAGGGTCACGCTGCGCGTCACTGTGCGCAAGGAAGACTATGACATAGACGACTATGAGCTGGAATCCAGTACTCAGGTTCAGGCCGATTGGAAAGGGGCTTTGGGCGTTGGTAACCATGCCTTTGTGGGCAAGGTGTCACTGGAATCCTCGGACAACGACGGCGAGTCCTATGTGCACCTTGCCGAACTCGGCG
This portion of the Shewanella amazonensis SB2B genome encodes:
- a CDS encoding EAL domain-containing protein — its product is MIKKVAQSLLLIFALLLPWLHVSYGGEFVQRIFASRDGLSNGMINAIAFDSYGFVWVATEDGLFRISKTVARRVDTQQGENRLNDSYIMDVVALGQEYLLVSVSDSLYRYHIPSDTFEEIGSESLFPEYEGGGIIDRTVVDQHSLMLLNSKGQILKLDHHSWQLEKVIQLQQDPDLLWDKLLYLPSGQLIIGKSDHLEIRSAQGEKLVDLPWVEASGQAKRLFRDRAGRVWLTASEGLFEVLPDTQQILPVPQVPFYVTAINEDGKGNLWMASSSGALKWSPVDQTLEKFDSDLRQFANIDSVQDVAIDNQGLIWLGGAGEGLVLAADKPSFLRGTFTDQPPYSLGNQMIWSIFTEGDRYWLGTDAGVVSVQDGVAGSVLSTPEEFEPNDTVYAITSLSSEYLLLATTNGLFLQHKTTNLTKRFHEWSSGSDSLKRKWIYQVYKDPGIPGRLWFLTSTGLFYWEPGLFDPQEYAIVSRSGERHQPAIYSMLRGADGKLWLGGPDEFGYLDADGYFIDKRELFSGKRGDLLVGHILEIAPGKLWLGTSLFGVVEYQVNTDTLTSLQDRWKLSCYTTYGLIDTPDYRVILCPRSLVREHKGTSEVQVFTVEDGVVNNEFNDGAYAYREDKGLFLGSPNGVRLLDVNGLKNRITDERVFLESVTVFYDSHTEKSLVPSDLTMVEPGARMISLQLTSNDFLDDSPIRLKYRLGKQGQLVEPKYLLLDGQPQLNLSGLDAGKLELEILSLRNQIWNDTPYIHRLHVQQYWWETALFKWSLIVILMLLTLAIILIRHRQVERFRHMNTALLESEDRLRQSLRGSDSDLWMWTRKDNAFYMDNRNGVLSVEQQVLKVNFEEFPIHPDDRDRVVSHWLAVINGEIERFEAEYRFQRRTGTWGWLRVRGRPSQLNKETGEVEKISGIYSDITQHKLLQNEVDLLAQAFENTSEGVLILDADEQIKVANRAAQSILGAGMAELAGRKFIALLTEHGTNRSEIATLLANGMSWTGERELRIGSGQVCPVWLNVSVMLGLQGKVQHYVVVFSDITERKRSEADLRRLANYDVLTGLPNRSLFAARLNQAIHKATQNEEKLALMFLDLDRFKHVNDSFGHGMGDALLVEAAARLQSCIDPEYTLCRFGGDEFVVLIHGAEVDTLNHLANTILGQIETPFKLFGREFYISTSIGISIWPDDARQPEALIKNADLAMYHAKEEGRGNFQYYSQERNAEALYHLRLEADLRKALERQEFCLHYQPQVDVNDDNQVIGMEALLRWQHPKDGYIRTDIFIKVAEACGLVIDIDKWVLRQACLDGARWSRKLKRPFKISVNISAVHFRQPDFIDHLRRTLEETCIPVENLALEITEGVLMKELHIARDHLRLLREMGVQVAIDDFGTGYSSLAYLRHFDVNLLKIDRSFLIDIADNQADQAIVSSIIELARNLKLKVVAEGVETREQLNQVLSRGCHVIQGYYFAKPMARDDMDAYLMLDGPASASPDQV
- a CDS encoding patatin-like phospholipase family protein; translated protein: MKKLLSLLLLFPLSLAQAADRPKVGLVLSGGGAKGAAHVGVLKVLEEQNIPVDYVAGTSIGAYVAGMYALGYSASEIEAIMMNVDWNRGYSDTIPREALSYRDKQLRDKYNIPLNIGYADAEVKAPSGVLRGQTMSLLLRESTDVVREFTSFDELAIPYRAVATDLATSQPVILSGGSVIKAMQASATVPGALQPMLIDGRLLVDGGIANNMPVDVVKAMGADVVIAVDIGSPLVGNEELDSTIAVLNQLSTMLTAASTEAQKKLLTEKDVLIRPAIDALSTTDFSIMSTALSLGEEAARGQLAQLQGLGIEAQQYADYQQSKRGRSKVWLDDMQRPVVDIVYDNHSRVSESLLEDTLGIKPGQVVKREDLEAGVNQLYALNRFERVDAEFTDTPEGRVLTVSTKAKSWGPNYFDLGFNWEDDFTADSAVTLDTAYTMTNLNENGGEWRNELKLGYEKLLGTEFYQPLDRDQEFYGRARYQYEITAWELFDANNKVFEFDKDSHRIDMGLGLNFAQLGQLELGVTGEKGKISNEALLTEDLTFSSYGGYFQIGYDSLNSISFPTSGNRVTLRVTVRKEDYDIDDYELESSTQVQADWKGALGVGNHAFVGKVSLESSDNDGESYVHLAELGGFLNLSGYRKDSLVGAHKVFGAFVYQYDLGRDALGMTDYPLYLGASLEAGNVWWEMDEVSLQDLIYAGSLYIGTDTDLGPAALGIGLTDDGQRSFYLFVGKNF